One Campylobacter sputorum genomic window, GAATACTTTGGGCTTTAAGTCAAAATGAAATGTGTGTTTGTGATATAGCATACCTTTTAAATATGAGTAATTCAAGTATATCTCATCAGTTGAGGGTGCTTAAGCAAGGCGGATTTGTTAAAAATAGACGAGATGGTAAAGTTATATATTATAGTCTAAGAGATGAGCATATAAGCACTATTTTAAATCAAAGCTTAATTCATATAAACGAATAAAGGGTAAAAAATGTGTAAAAAATTCACACTTAAAAATTTAGAATGCTCTAACTGTGCTTCTAAAATGGAAGAACAAATATCAAAAATAAATGGCGTCCAAAGTGTTAGTATAAATTTCATAACAACTAAAATGAAACTAAATTATGATGAAAGTATGGAAGATGAAATTTTAAACAGATGTCAAAGTATCATTTCGAAAATAGAGCCAAATACTATTATGGAAATTTTATAAGATGAAAAAAGATATAAGTTTTATTTTTATTTGTATTTTTATAGTTATTGTTTCATTTTTTATAGAAAATAATATTTTAAAAACTAGTTTTTTGGCAATTTCGTATATTATTATAGGATACGATGTTCTTTTAAATGGCATTAAAACATTAACAAAAAAATCTTTTTTAGATGAGAATTTTTTGATGAGTATAGCATCTCTTGGAGCTTTTTTCATAGGAGAGCAGTTAGAAGCGGTTGGTGTAATGTTATTTTATAAGATAGGTGCAACTTTTGAACGCTACTCATTAAATAAATCAAGAAATTCTCTAAAAGATGCGATGAAACTTATGCCAGAATATGCAAATTTAAAACTAGATAATGGCGAGCATAAAAAAGTTGATCCAAATTTTATTAATATAGGCGATATTATACTCATAAAACCAGGAGAA contains:
- a CDS encoding ArsR/SmtB family transcription factor, which translates into the protein MDFCEVSIIHQDIVKNVMENMPKDDSLECLADFFKIFSDSTRVRILWALSQNEMCVCDIAYLLNMSNSSISHQLRVLKQGGFVKNRRDGKVIYYSLRDEHISTILNQSLIHINE
- a CDS encoding cation transporter, yielding MCKKFTLKNLECSNCASKMEEQISKINGVQSVSINFITTKMKLNYDESMEDEILNRCQSIISKIEPNTIMEIL